A genomic stretch from Primulina huaijiensis isolate GDHJ02 chromosome 14, ASM1229523v2, whole genome shotgun sequence includes:
- the LOC140957579 gene encoding calcium and calcium/calmodulin-dependent serine/threonine-protein kinase-like, whose protein sequence is MVMEQEKRKSLSDEYEITEILGRGGFSIVKKGIEKSTTSGENKHVAIKTLRRFGPLIPSETEPRNSKTANPMMKQSLISDALLTNELLVMRRIVEDVSPHPNVIHLYDVYEDNGGVHLILELCSGGELFDRIVAKASFSESDAAVVIKQLAHGLAALHRANVVHRDLKPENCLFLTRDEKSPLKIMDFGLSSVEDFTDPVVGLFGSIDYVSPEALSRNQITSKSDIWSLGVILYILLSGYPPFIAQSNRQKQQMILNGQFSFYEKTWKNISSSVKQLITSLLKVDPDLRPTAEEILQHPWVTGDQAKEEQMDAEIVSRLQSFNARRKFRAAAMASVLSSSFSLKTKKLKSLVGSYDLKPEELENLRTNFKKICKNDQATLPEFEEVLKAMEMLSLVPLAPRIFDLFDNNRDGTVDMREIVGGFSSLKYSKGDDALRLCFQMYDTDRSGCISKEEVAAMLRALPDDCLPIDITEAGKLDEIFDVMDANNDGKVTFEEFKAAMQRDSSLQDAVLSSLRPN, encoded by the exons ATGGTTATGGAACAAGAGAAAAGAAAATCACTTTCAGATGAGTATGAAATCACAGAGATTTTGGGGAGGGGAGGATTTTCGATTGTGAAAAAAGGGATAGAAAAGTCTACAACAAGTGGAGAAAATAAGCATGTAGCCATCAAAACTTTGAGAAGATTTGGCCCATTGATTCCTTCTGAAACTGAGCCAAGAAACTCGAAAACCGCGAACCCGATGATGAAGCAGTCCCTAATATCGGATGCATTGCTGACAAATGAACTTCTAGTGATGAGAAGAATAGTGGAAGATGTTTCACCTCACCCGAATGTCATCCACCTATATGATGTTTATGAAGACAACGGCGGGGTTCATCTAATACTCGAGCTCTGCTCGGGAGGCGAGCTTTTCGATCGGATTGTGGCCAAGGCAAGCTTTTCCGAGTCAGACGCAGCAGTTGTCATTAAACAGCTCGCGCATGGTCTAGCAGCGCTGCACCGTGCCAACGTTGTGCACAGGGATTTGAAGCCTGAGAACTGCCTTTTCTTGACTAGAGATGAGAAATCTCCATTGAAGATCATGGATTTTGGACTGAGTTCCGTCGAGGATTTCACTGATCCTGTCGTGGGATTGTTCGGTTCGATCGATTATGTCTCTCCAGAGGCGTTATCTCGCAACCAGATTACTTCAAAAAGCGATATCTGGTCACTTGGTGTCATCCTCTATATACTCCTCTCCGG GTACCCTCCTTTTATTGCCCAGTCAAACAGGCAGAAGCAGCAAATGATATTAAAT GGACAATTCAGTTTCTATGAGAAAACATGGAAGAATATCTCATCATCAGTAAAACAATTAATCACCAGCCTTTTGAAAGTTGATCCCGACTTGAGACCGACTGCCGAAGAG ATTCTTCAGCATCCATGGGTGACCGGTGATCAAGCGAAGGAAGAACAGATGGATGCAGAAATCGTTTCACGGTTGCAGAGCTTCAACGCTAGGCGCAAGTTTCGTGCAGCTGCTATGGCTAGTGTGCTGAGCAGCAGCTTCTCTTTGAAAACTAAGAAACTCAAGAGTTTAGTGGGATCATACGATCTCAAGCCAGAGGAACTTGAAAATCTCAGGACAAACTTCAAGAAAAT ATGTAAGAATGATCAGGCAACATTGCCCGAATTCGAGGAGGTGTTGAAAGCGATGGAAATGTTATCTCTCGTCCCCCTTGCCCCGCGAATCTTTGATCTGTTTGATAACAACAGGGATGGGACCGTTGatatgagagaaatcgttgggGGATTTTCAAGTCTTAAGTATTCAAAGGGAGATGATGCACTTCGCCTTTGCTTTCAG ATGTACGATACGGACCGCTCTGGATGCATCAGCAAGGAAGAAGTAGCAGCAATGTTAAGG GCATTGCCCGATGACTGTCTTCCAATAGATATAACAGAAGCAGGGAAACTAGACGAGATATTTGATGTAATGGACGCCAACAATGATGGCAAAGTCACCTTCGAAGAGTTCAAGGCTGCAATGCAAAGAGACAGCTCTCTTCAAGATGCTGTTCTATCCTCACTCCGCCCCAATTAG